One window of Posidoniimonas polymericola genomic DNA carries:
- a CDS encoding M28 family peptidase, with product MNTLCRPALLAIACATLLAPNSRAEGPNPIDADRAFGYLEQLCELGPRPSGSGAMRQQQDLLRQHFAPLADDVVDQRCTAPNPLGGPKVLITNIIARFNPAAEERLIVCAHYDTRPLPDRDPNPTAARAGRFIGANDGASGTALLMELAHHQEALAGPLGIDLVLFDGEELVYNDRRDPYFLGSTWFAMQYKKGKHPGGKYKYAVLVDMIADADLDLYYEINSWRWKDTRPLVQSLWKTADRLGIDEFHPRTKHQANDDHVPLHKIGKIPACDIIDFDYPHWHTESDVPRNCSSESLAKVGWVVLEWIKAEQAQAAAGD from the coding sequence ATGAACACGCTCTGCCGCCCTGCCCTGTTGGCGATTGCCTGCGCCACGCTGCTCGCCCCGAACTCCCGGGCCGAGGGGCCCAACCCGATCGACGCCGACCGCGCGTTCGGCTACCTCGAGCAGCTCTGCGAGCTCGGCCCACGCCCCAGCGGCAGCGGCGCCATGCGGCAGCAGCAAGACCTGCTCCGCCAGCACTTCGCCCCGCTCGCCGACGACGTCGTCGACCAGCGGTGCACGGCGCCCAACCCGTTGGGCGGGCCCAAGGTGCTGATCACCAACATCATCGCCCGCTTCAACCCCGCAGCAGAAGAGCGGCTGATCGTCTGCGCGCACTACGACACCCGACCCCTGCCCGACCGCGACCCCAACCCCACTGCGGCCCGCGCGGGTCGGTTCATCGGCGCCAACGACGGCGCCAGCGGCACGGCGCTGTTGATGGAGCTGGCCCACCACCAGGAGGCGCTCGCCGGCCCGCTGGGGATCGACCTTGTGCTGTTCGACGGCGAGGAGCTGGTCTACAACGACCGCCGCGACCCCTACTTCCTCGGCAGCACGTGGTTCGCGATGCAGTACAAGAAGGGCAAGCACCCCGGCGGCAAGTACAAGTACGCCGTGCTGGTCGACATGATCGCGGATGCGGATCTGGACCTGTACTACGAGATCAACAGCTGGCGTTGGAAAGACACCCGCCCGCTGGTGCAGAGCCTCTGGAAGACCGCCGACCGGCTCGGCATTGACGAGTTTCATCCCCGCACGAAGCACCAAGCCAACGACGACCACGTGCCGCTGCACAAGATCGGCAAGATCCCGGCCTGCGACATCATCGACTTCGACTACCCCCATTGGCACACGGAGTCGGACGTGCCGCGCAACTGCAGCAGCGAGTCGCTGGCCAAGGTCGGCTGGGTGGTGCTGGAGTGGATCAAGGCCGAGCAGGCCCAGGCCGCCGCGGGCGATTGA
- the fba gene encoding class II fructose-bisphosphate aldolase (catalyzes the reversible aldol condensation of dihydroxyacetonephosphate and glyceraldehyde 3-phosphate in the Calvin cycle, glycolysis, and/or gluconeogenesis) has product MPLVPLRLLLDHAAENEYGLAALNVNNMEQIQAIMEAADETNSPVIIQASRGARKYSQDAYLRHLMLAAAELYPHIPVCMHQDHGNSPETCQSAIDNGFTSVMMDGSLMEDGCTPADFEYNVKVTKAVTEAAHKQGVSVEGELGCLGSLESGGGEQEDGHGATGELSHDQLLTDPDEAAQFVEATGVDALAVAIGTSHGAYKFTKKPTGEVLAMSRIEEIHNKLPNCHLVMHGSSSVPQELQDIINEFGGEMKQTYGVPVEEIQKGIKHGVRKINVDTDNRMAMTGAVRKLLSQHPEKFDVRDWMKPAREAMKEVCKARMEAFGQAGYADKIKIKGVEDFKSYYA; this is encoded by the coding sequence ATGCCACTGGTGCCCCTGCGTCTCCTGCTCGACCACGCCGCCGAGAACGAGTACGGCCTGGCCGCTCTCAACGTGAACAACATGGAGCAGATCCAGGCCATCATGGAAGCGGCGGACGAGACCAACTCGCCCGTCATCATCCAGGCGTCCCGCGGCGCCCGGAAGTACTCGCAGGACGCCTACCTGCGGCACCTGATGCTGGCCGCCGCCGAGCTCTACCCGCACATCCCGGTCTGCATGCACCAGGACCACGGCAACAGCCCCGAGACCTGCCAGAGCGCCATCGACAACGGCTTCACCAGCGTGATGATGGACGGCTCGCTGATGGAAGACGGCTGCACCCCGGCCGACTTCGAGTACAACGTGAAGGTCACCAAGGCCGTCACCGAGGCCGCCCACAAGCAGGGCGTGTCGGTTGAGGGCGAGCTTGGCTGCCTCGGCTCGCTCGAGTCGGGCGGCGGCGAGCAGGAAGACGGCCACGGCGCCACCGGCGAGCTGTCCCACGACCAGCTGCTGACCGACCCGGACGAGGCCGCTCAGTTCGTCGAGGCCACCGGCGTCGACGCGCTGGCGGTCGCCATCGGCACCAGCCACGGCGCCTACAAGTTCACCAAGAAGCCCACCGGCGAAGTTCTGGCGATGAGCCGGATCGAGGAGATCCACAACAAGCTCCCCAACTGCCACCTCGTGATGCACGGCTCGTCGAGCGTCCCGCAAGAGCTGCAGGACATCATCAACGAGTTCGGCGGCGAGATGAAGCAGACCTACGGCGTGCCGGTCGAGGAGATCCAGAAGGGCATCAAGCACGGCGTCCGCAAGATCAACGTCGACACCGACAACCGCATGGCCATGACCGGCGCCGTCCGCAAGCTGCTGTCGCAGCACCCGGAAAAGTTCGACGTCCGCGACTGGATGAAGCCCGCCCGCGAAGCCATGAAAGAGGTCTGCAAGGCCCGCATGGAAGCCTTCGGCCAGGCCGGCTACGCCGACAAGATCAAGATCAAGGGCGTGGAAGACTTCAAGAGCTACTACGCCTAA
- a CDS encoding alpha-amylase family glycosyl hydrolase: MDASDVWYHLFPLGFLEAEEVNPDPGGEPGGVTHRLPALVGWLDYLVDLGVTGVLLGPVFESETHGYDTVDPLRIDRRLGDEADLVALIEECHRRSLVVALDAVLHHVGRRHPYFQDVLARGEQSAYCDWFEIDFSQPGHDGFAYANFEGHGQLVKLNHANPLVLDWAVNFASYWIERGVDAYRLDAAYALPTPFVSAFANRVRGLRSDLFLLGEVIHGDYVRTAKRARLSSVTQYELWKAVWSSLNDGNFFELAHAIQRHTGFCERFRPWTFLSNHDTTHIATQLEDSRHCGHALALLMTLPGVPAVYAGDEQSARGRKYDREGGDAEVRRPPPQKPNELSGEQLASYQQHQQLIAARRQRPWLATGEVNVVELQNRQMTYEVLSGDARAFVALSTDDAPTTVQLPPDLLHVAGNVDTHLPPRGWGVWASD; encoded by the coding sequence ATGGATGCTTCCGACGTGTGGTACCACCTCTTCCCGCTCGGCTTCTTGGAAGCAGAGGAGGTGAACCCCGATCCGGGTGGCGAGCCTGGGGGGGTGACGCATCGCCTGCCAGCACTCGTGGGGTGGCTCGACTACCTGGTCGACCTGGGCGTCACCGGCGTGCTGTTGGGTCCGGTTTTCGAGTCCGAGACCCACGGCTACGACACGGTCGACCCGCTGCGCATCGATCGCCGGTTGGGCGACGAGGCAGACCTCGTCGCCCTGATCGAGGAGTGCCATCGGCGGTCGCTCGTGGTGGCCCTCGACGCCGTGCTTCACCACGTCGGCCGACGCCACCCGTACTTCCAGGACGTCCTGGCCCGCGGCGAGCAGTCGGCGTACTGCGACTGGTTCGAGATCGACTTCAGCCAACCTGGTCACGACGGCTTCGCCTACGCGAACTTCGAGGGGCACGGTCAGCTCGTGAAACTCAACCACGCCAACCCGCTGGTGCTCGATTGGGCGGTCAACTTTGCGAGCTACTGGATCGAGCGTGGCGTCGACGCGTACCGCCTGGACGCCGCGTACGCCTTGCCGACGCCGTTCGTCTCGGCGTTCGCCAACCGGGTCCGTGGCCTGCGGTCCGATCTGTTCCTTCTGGGCGAGGTCATCCACGGCGACTACGTCCGTACCGCCAAGCGGGCAAGGCTGTCTTCCGTGACTCAGTACGAGTTGTGGAAGGCGGTTTGGAGTTCGCTGAACGACGGCAATTTCTTCGAACTGGCTCACGCGATCCAGAGGCACACTGGGTTCTGCGAACGGTTCCGGCCGTGGACATTCTTGAGCAATCACGACACGACGCACATCGCCACGCAACTCGAGGACAGTCGCCACTGCGGCCACGCGCTGGCCCTCTTGATGACACTGCCGGGAGTGCCTGCGGTGTACGCGGGCGACGAGCAGTCTGCCCGTGGACGCAAGTACGACCGCGAAGGCGGCGACGCCGAAGTCCGACGGCCGCCCCCGCAGAAGCCCAACGAGCTGTCGGGCGAGCAGCTAGCGAGCTACCAACAGCATCAGCAGCTGATTGCAGCGCGTCGGCAGCGGCCGTGGCTGGCGACCGGGGAGGTCAACGTCGTGGAGCTGCAGAACCGCCAGATGACGTACGAAGTTCTTAGCGGCGACGCCCGTGCGTTTGTCGCGCTAAGCACCGACGACGCCCCGACCACCGTGCAGTTGCCCCCCGACCTGCTGCACGTAGCCGGTAACGTGGACACGCACCTGCCGCCGCGCGGTTGGGGCGTATGGGCCTCCGACTAG